The Actinocatenispora sera genome has a window encoding:
- a CDS encoding IS3 family transposase (programmed frameshift), which translates to MPKPYPREFRDNVVAVARAGGAPLTQIAKDFGISESCLSNWLRAAVVEDGDRPGVTRQESQELRELKRRNRLLEQENEVLRRAAAYLARDINPKMIYPLVRDLAVAGAPIRVPVAVTCRVLGFSRQAYYQWLTEPVSQRDVQDAYLTNAAIDAHADDPEFGYRLVADELRAAGHHVSDNRVWRLCRDQRIFCAHSRKRGLNRRPGPPVHDDLLKRRAGGRDFTAAAPNTVWLTDITEHPTGEGKLYLCAIKDVWSNRIVGYSIDSSMSAQLAADALTYAITQRETAGTIVHSDRGAQFRSRKFVTTLHQAGLIGSMGRVSACGDNAAMESFFALLQKNVLNRRRWATRHQLRLAIVTWIEKTYHRRRRQRRLGRLTPIEFETIYTTAHAV; encoded by the exons GTGCCCAAGCCCTATCCCCGCGAGTTTCGGGACAACGTGGTCGCGGTCGCTCGTGCCGGTGGCGCGCCGCTGACACAGATCGCGAAAGACTTCGGGATCTCCGAGTCGTGCCTGTCCAACTGGCTGCGCGCCGCGGTGGTCGAGGACGGTGACCGTCCCGGCGTGACCCGGCAGGAGTCGCAGGAGCTGCGTGAGCTCAAGCGCCGTAATCGGCTGCTGGAGCAGGAAAACGAGGTGCTGCGCCGGGCCGCGGCCTATCTGGCCCGGGACATCAACCCAA AAATGATCTACCCGCTCGTCCGTGACTTGGCCGTGGCCGGCGCCCCGATCAGGGTGCCGGTCGCGGTGACGTGTCGGGTGCTGGGGTTCTCCCGGCAGGCCTATTACCAGTGGCTGACCGAGCCGGTATCGCAGCGCGACGTGCAGGACGCGTACCTGACCAATGCGGCGATCGATGCGCATGCCGATGATCCGGAGTTCGGATACCGGCTGGTGGCCGACGAGCTACGCGCCGCCGGTCACCACGTCTCAGACAACAGGGTGTGGCGGCTGTGCCGCGATCAGCGGATCTTCTGCGCCCACTCCCGTAAGCGGGGTCTGAACCGCAGGCCGGGCCCACCGGTGCATGACGATCTGCTCAAGCGTCGGGCAGGCGGCCGTGATTTCACCGCCGCGGCGCCGAACACGGTGTGGTTGACCGACATCACCGAACATCCCACCGGTGAGGGAAAGCTGTATCTGTGCGCGATCAAGGACGTGTGGTCCAACCGGATCGTCGGATACTCGATCGACTCGAGCATGAGCGCGCAACTGGCCGCAGACGCGCTCACCTACGCCATCACGCAGCGGGAAACGGCCGGCACCATCGTGCACTCCGACCGTGGCGCCCAGTTCCGGTCCCGCAAGTTCGTCACCACGCTGCACCAGGCCGGTCTGATCGGGTCGATGGGCCGGGTCAGCGCCTGCGGCGACAACGCCGCCATGGAATCGTTCTTCGCGCTACTGCAAAAGAATGTGCTCAACCGCCGCCGCTGGGCCACCCGCCACCAGCTGCGCCTGGCGATCGTGACCTGGATCGAGAAGACCTACCACCGACGACGCCGACAACGCCGCCTCGGCCGACTGACTCCGATCGAGTTTGAGACCATCTACACGACCGCACACGCGGTCTGA
- a CDS encoding SDR family NAD(P)-dependent oxidoreductase, which translates to MSTFVVTGASSGIGRATAHALAAAGHHVFATVRKEQDAASFRTDERITPLFLDVTSPDQIAAAVDTVGARVGDAGLDGLINNAGTGSALPMELMQVDELRRQLEVNTIGQLAVTQAFLPGTAQGLVDT; encoded by the coding sequence ATGAGCACTTTTGTCGTCACAGGGGCATCATCGGGCATCGGTCGCGCGACTGCGCACGCACTCGCCGCGGCGGGCCACCACGTCTTCGCCACGGTCCGCAAAGAGCAAGACGCCGCGTCTTTCCGGACCGATGAGCGCATTACGCCGTTGTTCCTCGACGTCACGAGCCCAGACCAGATCGCGGCAGCGGTGGATACGGTCGGTGCACGCGTCGGTGACGCGGGTTTGGACGGGTTGATCAACAACGCTGGCACCGGCAGCGCCCTGCCGATGGAGTTGATGCAGGTGGACGAGCTTCGTCGCCAGCTCGAGGTCAACACCATCGGACAGCTCGCGGTCACACAGGCATTCCTTCCCGGGACTGCTCAGGGTTTGGTTGACACCTGA
- a CDS encoding SDR family oxidoreductase: MLRQAQGRIVMIGSIGVRATPPFTGPIVVPKAALTAATHALRQELAGSGIRTILVDPATIHTDAGDKLARDAERIEQGFSTAERSRYGTAFHAMASRFVGMHAHGSRPEVVADTIVRALTTRRPRARYTVGKNALPLSVIARLPIPLADALRRRVFGLPSRPSSASPERQGRPRSPKKPRF; the protein is encoded by the coding sequence CTGCTTCGACAGGCCCAAGGGCGCATCGTGATGATCGGGTCGATCGGAGTCCGTGCCACACCCCCCTTCACTGGGCCGATCGTGGTGCCGAAGGCCGCCCTCACAGCGGCAACACACGCCCTGCGTCAGGAACTTGCCGGATCGGGCATCCGCACGATTCTCGTGGATCCGGCCACCATCCACACCGACGCCGGAGACAAGCTTGCGCGGGATGCAGAGCGAATCGAGCAGGGGTTCTCCACCGCGGAACGCAGCCGGTATGGAACGGCTTTTCACGCCATGGCCTCGAGGTTCGTTGGCATGCATGCGCATGGCAGTCGGCCGGAAGTAGTCGCGGATACGATCGTTCGAGCGCTCACGACTCGTCGGCCCCGCGCGCGCTACACCGTCGGCAAGAATGCGTTGCCGCTCAGCGTCATCGCGCGACTGCCGATTCCACTGGCGGATGCGTTGCGCCGACGGGTGTTCGGCCTGCCATCCCGGCCCAGCTCAGCCAGTCCGGAGCGACAAGGCCGTCCTCGCAGCCCCAAGAAGCCCAGATTCTGA
- a CDS encoding NmrA family NAD(P)-binding protein — protein MFLLPGYADMPGLLDLIARSHVQRVVLLSGPSAGSGDLNNAVTAYLVASEQAVRDSNLPFTILRPSGFMSNTLQWAPQLAAGDTVRAPFASAGVAMIDPADIASVATLALADSRHEGHTYRFTGPHTLLPADRVRVLAEVLGRPLRFEAQPDDEAREEMTAIMPPQYVAAFFDFYAAGALDDSAVLPTFEELTGRPPRTFRQWAETHRDAFA, from the coding sequence GTGTTCCTGCTGCCTGGCTACGCCGACATGCCGGGGCTGCTCGACCTGATCGCCCGCTCACACGTGCAACGGGTGGTGCTGCTCTCCGGCCCGTCCGCCGGCAGCGGCGACCTGAACAACGCCGTCACCGCCTACCTGGTCGCTTCCGAGCAGGCGGTACGCGATTCCAACCTGCCCTTCACCATCCTGCGACCGAGCGGGTTCATGTCCAACACGCTCCAGTGGGCGCCACAACTGGCCGCCGGAGACACCGTGCGGGCCCCGTTCGCTTCGGCCGGAGTGGCCATGATCGACCCGGCCGACATCGCCTCCGTCGCCACGCTGGCACTCGCTGACTCACGCCACGAGGGCCACACCTACCGGTTCACCGGCCCGCATACCCTGCTACCGGCCGACCGGGTACGCGTCCTCGCCGAGGTACTCGGGCGGCCGTTGCGGTTCGAGGCACAGCCCGACGACGAAGCCCGCGAAGAGATGACCGCGATCATGCCTCCCCAGTACGTCGCCGCATTCTTCGACTTCTACGCGGCCGGCGCGCTCGACGACTCCGCCGTCCTGCCCACCTTCGAGGAACTCACGGGCCGGCCGCCACGCACCTTCCGCCAGTGGGCCGAGACCCATCGCGACGCGTTCGCCTGA